In Vidua chalybeata isolate OUT-0048 chromosome 5, bVidCha1 merged haplotype, whole genome shotgun sequence, one genomic interval encodes:
- the PPARA gene encoding peroxisome proliferator-activated receptor alpha: MVDTENQLYPLTPLEEEDIDSPLSGEFLQDMENIQDLSQSLGDDSSGALSLTEFQSLGNGAGSDGSVITDTLSPASSPSSINFATAPGSIDESPSGALNIECRICGDKASGYHYGVHACEGCKGFFRRTIRLKLIYDKCDRNCKIQKKNRNKCQYCRFQKCLSVGMSHNAIRFGRMPRSEKAKLKAEILTGENYVEDSEMADLKSLAKRIHDAYLKNFNMNKVKARIILAGKTNNNPPFVIHDMDTLCMAEKTLVAKLVANGIQNKEAEVRIFHCCQCTSVETVTELTEFAKSIPGFSSLDLNDQVTLLKYGVYEAIFAMLASVMNKDGMLVAYGNGFITREFLKSLRKPFCDIMEPKFDFAMKFNALDLDDSDISLFVAAIICCGDRPGLVNVGHIEKMQESIVHVLKLHLQNNHPDDTFLFPKLLQKMADLRQLVTEHAQLVQIIKKTESDAHLHPLLQEIYRDMY; encoded by the exons ATGGTGGACACTGAAAACCAGCTCTATCCCCTTACTCCCTTGGAGGAGGAGGATATAGACAGCCCTTTATCTGGAGAGTTCCTACAAGATATGGAGAACATTCAAGACCTGTCCCAGTCTCTAGGTGATGATAGTTCTGGAGCTTTAAGTTTAACAGAATTCCAATCACTGGGAAATGGTGCAGGATCTGATGGATCAGTTATAACAG acaccCTTTCTCCAGCATCCAGTCCTTCATCCATTAATTTTGCCACAGCTCCAGGTAGCATAGATGAATCACCCAGTGGAGCATTAAACATTGAATGTAGAATTTGTGGGGATAAAGCCTCGGGCTACCATTACGGAGTACATGCTTGTGAAGGTTGTAAG GGCTTTTTTAGAAGAACAATTCGTTTAAAACTCATCTACGATAAATGTGATCGCAActgcaaaattcagaaaaaaaatcgTAATAAGTGCCAATACTGTCGTTTTCAAAAGTGCCTTTCAGTTGGAATGTCACATAATG CAATACGTTTTGGACGAATGCCGAGGTCTGAGAAGGCCAAGCTCAAAGCAGAAATTCTAACAGGTGAAAATTATGTAGAAGATTCAGAAATGGCAGATCTCAAATCACTTGCCAAAAGAATTCATGATGCCTACCTGAAAAACTTCAATATGAACAAGGTTAAAGCCAGAATCATCCTTGCAGGGAAAACCAATAACAATCCA ccATTTGTTATACATGATATGGATACCTTATGTATGGCAGAGAAGACCCTGGTGGCAAAACTGGTAGCCAATGGGATTCAGAACAAGGAAGCAGAAGTTCGAATCTTCCACTGCTGCCAGTGTACATCTGTGGAGACTGTCACAGAACTCACGGAATTTGCTAAATCCATCCCTGGCTTCTCCAGCCTGGACTTGAATGATCAGGTGACACTATTGAAGTACGGGGTGTACGAAGCCATATTTGCCATGTTGGCCTCTGTGATGAACAAGGACGGGATGCTGGTGGCTTATGGGAATGGATTTATAACCCGGGAGTTCCTGAAAAGCCTGAGAAAGCCATTCTGTGATATAATGGAGCCAAAATTTGATTTTGCAATGAAATTCAATGCACTGGATTTGGATGATAGCGATATATCCCTTTTTGTTGCTGCCATTATTTGCTGTGGAG ATCGTCCTGGTCTTGTAAATGTAGGACACATTGAAAAAATGCAGGAGAGCATTGTGCATGTACTGAAACTTCACTTGCAAAACAACCATCCTGATGACACCTTCCTCTTCCCAAAACTTCTCCAAAAAATGGCTGACCTCCGACAGCTGGTCACAGAGCATGCTCAGCTTGTTCAGATAATCAAGAAGACTGAATCTGATGCACATTTACACCCTTTACTACAGGAAATCTACAGGGATATGTATTGA